In the Ictalurus punctatus breed USDA103 chromosome 7, Coco_2.0, whole genome shotgun sequence genome, one interval contains:
- the keap1a gene encoding kelch-like ECH-associated protein 1A, giving the protein MICPRKKRPVKDEDFSAIAVPSMKGHGYLDYTIESYPSRALQLMDELRQNGQLCDMVLRVTYKETIVDFKVHKLVLAACSPYFKAMFTSNFKECQASEVTLRDVCPQVISRLVDYAYTSRITVGEKCVLHVLLTAMRFQMEDVAKACCDFLMKNLEPSNVIGIARFAEEIGCVELHQQCREYINSHFSEVTKEEEFFSLTHCQLLELISQDSLKVLCETEVYKACIDWVRWDAEARSQYFHALLNAVHIYALPAKFLKRQLQSCPILSKANACKDFLSKIFHDMTLRKYLPPTPYRGTKLIYVAGGYKQHSLDYMEAFDPRKNTWLPLAPMEQPCSGLGASVLFGLFYTIGGRNLSLQSNADSATLSCYNPMTNQWTQLASLNTARNRVGTGELDGSIYAVGGSYGSTHHNTVERYDPETNRWTYVAPMSVARLGAGVAACGGALYVVGGFDGQNRWRAVERYQPDTNTWHHVASMNTARSGLGVVSIDSYLYAVGGYDGQRQLNTMERYNVARDVWEPMASMVHSRSAHGVTVYHNKLFVFGGFNQTGFLASVESYCPASNQWTYVTDMPVARSGMGVGVTMEPCPGCLPEEEDSTSV; this is encoded by the exons ATGATATGTCCAAGGAAGAAGAGGCCCGTCAAAGATGAGGATTTTTCAGCCATTGCGGTGCCCTCGATGAAAGGCCATGGCTATCTGGATTACACCATTGAGAGTTACCCTTCCAGAGCTCTTCAGCTCATGGACGAGTTGCGTCAAAACGGACAGCTCTGTGACATGGTACTTCGAGTGACGTACAAAGAGACGATAGTGGATTTCAAG GTGCACAAACTGGTACTGGCAGCCTGCAGCCCATACTTCAAAGCCATGTTCACCAGCAACTTCAAGGAGTGCCAGGCCTCAGAGGTGACTCTCAGGGATGTTTGCCCTCAGGTGATCAGTAGGTTGGTGGACTACGCCTATACCTCCCGCATCACTGTAGGGGAAAAGTGTGTGCTGCACGTCCTGCTGACTGCGATGCGCTTCCAAATGGAGGACGTGGCAAAAGCATGCTGTGACTTCCTGATGAAGAACCTAGAGCCCTCAAATGTCATTGGGATTGCCCGGTTTGCAGAGGAGATCGGCTGTGTTGAGCTGCATCAGCAGTGTCGGGAGTACATCAACAGTCACTTCAGTGAG GTGACCAAGGAAGAGGAGTTCTTCAGCCTGACACACTGCCAGCTGCTGGAGCTCATCAGTCAGGATAGTCTGAAGGTTCTGTGCGAGACTGAGGTCTACAAAGCCTGCATTGACTGGGTGCGCTGGGATGCGGAGGCTCGCTCCCAGTACTTCCATGCTCTGCTCAATGCCGTCCATATCTATGCCTTGCCGGCCAAGTTCCTCAAGAGGCAGCTGCAGTCATGTCCTATCTTGAGCAAGGCCAACGCCTGCAAAGACTTCCTCTCCAAGATCTTCCACGACATGACCCTCCGTAAGTACCTGCCCCCTACTCCATACCGAGGCACTAAGTTGATTTATGTGGCTGGGGGTTACAAGCAGCACTCGTTGGACTACATGGAGGCTTTTGACCCACGAAAAAACACCTGGCTGCCCCTGGCGCCCATGGAGCAACCCTGCAGTGGCTTGGGGGCCTCCGTACTGTTTGGGCTCTTCTACACTATTGGGGGTCGAAACCTCTCGCTGCAGAGCAATGCAGACTCTGCAACACTGTCCTGCTACAACCCCATGACCAATCAGTGGACCCAGCTAGCTTCACTTAACACAGCAAGAAATAGAGTGGGCACTGGGGAACTTGATGGGAGCATCTACGCTGTTGGAGGATCCTATGGCTCCACACATCACAACACAGTGGAGAG GTACGATCCAGAGACAAACAGGTGGACATATGTGGCGCCAATGTCAGTGGCACGCCTGGGAGCTGGCGTGGCAGCATGCGGGGGAGCTCTGTATGTGGTGGGGGGCTTTGATGGCCAAAACCGTTGGAGAGCGGTGGAACGCTACCAACCAGACACCAACACTTGGCACCATGTAGCATCTATGAATACTGCACGAAGTGGCTTAG GTGTGGTGTCTATAGATTCTTACCTCTACGCAGTGGGTGGTTATGATGGCCAAAGGCAACTCAACACTATGGAGAGATATAACGTAGCCAGAGATGTTTGGGAGCCCATGGCATCCATGGTCCACAGTCGAAGTGCCCATGGAGTCACGGTGTACCATAACAAACTCTTCGTGTTTG GTGGTTTCAACCAGACTGGTTTCCTGGCCAGCGTGGAGAGTTACTGCCCAGCAAGTAACCAGTGGACGTATGTGACGGATATGCCGGTGGCTCGAAGTGGTATGGGAGTGGGGGTAACCATGGAGCCCTGCCCGGGCTGCCTTCCCGAGGAGGAAGACTCCACATCTGTATGA